The Cydia splendana chromosome Z, ilCydSple1.2, whole genome shotgun sequence genome window below encodes:
- the LOC134804663 gene encoding histone-lysine N-methyltransferase EHMT1 has product MQRPVNEQCESEAQSDLERSSNMLAAPDNKKKTELDNSDAKPKASEEDPKPRIVLTFRSEKTGTRSSNMKIVSAEEKQEEISPRRSTRIRIPVMWDSEEETEFTSPKKEKAVSSVSENEEASDGSTPKRSTLRRSKEFSDNVIANAIARKEKYNDPGPPKRPSRQIKPTPKVLGNKELRWLQSQPQSNVIDRSEEGVMTRRSARRKSFEAVEEKKVEKVFEEEEDIEAEEMELEEAQTEEAAVQSNNVKKLKHLCELGLRAINPVGLSDSQEAEDRDEDMEELEDEELDEELISKLAEAETGSDEDEDDDDEFFCEADASCGERPRRSTRLCSGYGEEDDDMAEDGKSQPRRSSRIPKSVEYLSDTESSRNPAGADDTEAAYPDEESGVTATCYCEATSNVYASPKDLDAEPVFCQAVDLVDGIRVGCSHSALRTPAGLAPLVRSGPRAPYVLACEQHNRQLRLHMACAACGCFCTQGVFYRCNKNHYFHVDCGISNDPKQKPGCPHCGVYSYRWQPVNRECHRVRITAKCSNKRVFLPDQRVQCTPAYLGFSTLDPASLEQDPIVPPDLLPTLTVDLEGLRTRDPSATDAGDLYPAILARAKADELLPMIVSCPDINKPVTPGGGTVAHAAARRGLLAALYLVQYAGANMDAEDARSLTPLMCAVRALSKKTQSKPKHTDSDVEMDADPESEKEDDKSETGSDDELLKVIRYLVAAGCDANRPGPEGMTALHTAARYGHKEACAAILSSARSQVDPRDHGGWTPLVWAAEHSHAAVVRLLLEHGADPTATDIEGNAAAHWCALAGHGPCLRLLVEASPRAVAAVNAHRDTPLHVAARQGHYACVVILLAHGARTDVENIAGELPVEVCTGQCQTAISLNMQMAIASREQLTRYKMLSSDISNGREPHPIPCVNEVDDTPAPADFTYVVRHVMPRRVDVDDTIDTLQGCTCTDGTCSADTCSCQLLGVRRWFHKGRLVPDFPYHEPPMLFQCNHTCGCNKKLCTNSVVTRATENGSMMIRACVFRAGGSKGWGLRTTAKVLRGSPVATYCGELLTMGHADTRSPDHYMFALDVKPDLLEQCEYKVQLCVDAARYGSAARFINHSCQPNLAPVRVFTCSRDLRLPAVCLFATRDIGPGEELSFDYGDKFWSVKSKWMKCECGSPECRYPHQSTDDE; this is encoded by the exons atGCAAAGGCCCGTGAATGAACAGTGCGAGAGTGAGGCCCAATCCGACCTCGAGCGCTCTAGCAACATGCTAGCAGCGCCTGACAACAAGAAGAAGACCGAGCTGGACAACTCCGATGCGAAACCGAAGGCAAGTGAAGAGGATCCGAAACCACGAATAGTGCTCACATTTCGCTCCGAAAAGACAGGAACGCGTTCTAGCAACATGAAAATCGTTTCGGCGGAAGAGAAGCAAGAGGAAATCTCGCCGCGGCGTTCCACCCGCATCAGAATACCTGTCATGTGGGATTCCGAGGAGGAGACTGAGTTTACGTCGCCCAAGAAAGAAAAAGCTGTAAGCAGCGTGTCGGAGAACGAGGAAGCTTCCGATGGGAGCACTCCCAAACGCTCCACACTTCGGAGAAGCAAGGAGTTCTCTGATAACGTCATCGCTAACGCCATCGCTAGGAAAGAGAAGTATAATGACCCTGGACCTCCAAAGAGGCCCTCTAGACAAATAAAACCGACTCCTAAGGTGCTAGGGAATAAGGAGCTGAGGTGGCTGCAGTCTCAGCCACAGAGTAATGTTATAGACAGGTCAGAGGAGGGTGTGATGACCCGCAGGTCGGCGCGGAGGAAGAGCTTTGAAGCTGTGGAGGAGAAGAAAGTTGAGAAGGTGTTTGAGGAGGAAGAAGATATTGAGGCGGAAGAGATGGAACTAGAAG AAGCCCAGACAGAGGAGGCGGCAGTACAATCAAACAATGTGAAGAAACTGAAACACCTCTGCGAGCTGGGGCTCCGAGCCATCAACCCTGTTGGCCTGAGTGACAGCCAGGAGGCTGAAGACAG AGACGAAGACATGGAAGAGCTAGAAGACGAGGAACTGGACGAAGAGCTCATCAGCAAGCTAGCCGAAGCGGAGACCGGTTCCGACGAGGACGAAGATGATGACGACGAGTTCTTCTGCGAAGCGGACGCGTCGTGCGGCGAGAGGCCGAGGAGGTCTACCAGGCTGTGCTCGGGATATGGAGAGGAGGATGACGACATGGCAGAAGATGGAAA ATCACAGCCGCGACGTTCATCAAGGATACCTAAGAGTGTAGAATACTTGTCGGACACCGAAAG cAGTAGGAACCCGGCGGGTGCTGATGATACGGAGGCTGCATACCCGGATGAAGAGTCTGGTGTCACAGCAACCTGCTACTGCGAGGCAACCAGTAACGTCTACGCCTCGCCTAAAGACTTGGACG cgGAGCCAGTGTTTTGCCAAGCCGTGGACCTGGTGGACGGCATCCGCGTCGGCTGCTCGCACAGCGCGCTGCGCACGCCGGCGGGCCTGGCGCCGCTGGTGCGGAGCGGCCCGCGCGCGCCCTACGTGCTCGCGTGCGAGCAGCACAACAGGCAGCTGCGGCTGCACATGGCGTGCGCAGCCTGCGGCTGCTTCTGTACGCAG GGCGTGTTCTACCGCTGCAACAAGAACCACTACTTCCACGTCGACTGCGGCATTTCCAACGACCCGAAACAGAAGCCCGGGTGCCCCCACTGCGGCGTGTACTCGTACCGATGGCAACCGGTCAACAGGGAGTGCCATAGAGTGCGGATCACGGCTAAATGTTCCAATAAGAGGGTGTTCTTGCCCGATCAGAGGGTGCAATG CACACCAGCATACCTTGGCTTCTCCACGCTGGACCCCGCGAGCTTAGAACAAGACCCCATAGTCCCTCCAGACCTACTGCCGACGCTGACGGTGGACCTCGAGGGTCTGCGGACACGGGACCCCTCGGCTACGGACGCGGGTGATCTTTACCCCGCTATACTGGCGAGGGCTAAGGCTGACGAACTGCTGCCTATGATAG TGTCCTGCCCCGACATAAACAAGCCCGTGACGCCTGGCGGTGGCACAGTGGCGCACGCAGCGGCCCGAAGAGGCCTCCTAGCCGCACTCTACCTCGTGCAGTACGCGGGCGCGAACATGGACGCGGAGGACGCGCGCTCGCTCACACCGCTCATGTGCGCCGTCAGAG CGCTCTCCAAAAAGACCCAATCGAAGCCCAAACACACCGACTCAGACGTTGAAATGGACGCGGACCCAGAGAGCGAGAAGGAAGACGACAAGAGCGAGACGGGGAGCGACGACGAGCTGCTCAAGGTCATACGGTACCTGGTCGCCGCCGGGTGCGACGCCAATCGGCCT GGTCCCGAAGGCATGACGGCGCTCCACACGGCCGCCCGCTACGGACACAAGGAGGCGTGCGCCGCCATCTTGAGCTCGGCTCGGTCGCAGGTCGACCCGCGCGACCACGGCGGCTGGACGCCGCTAGTGTGGGCGGCGGAACACTCGCACGCCGCCGTCGTCAG ATTACTCCTAGAGCACGGCGCGGACCCCACGGCGACGGATATAGAAGGCAACGCGGCCGCACACTGGTGCGCCCTGGCCGGCCACGGGCCGTGCCTGCGGCTGCTGGTGGAGGCCTCCCCGCGGGCCGTGGCCGCCGTCAACGCGCACAGGGACACCCCCCT ACACGTAGCCGCGAGACAAGGTCACTACGCGTGCGTCGTCATATTGCTGGCACACGGAGCCAGG ACCGACGTGGAGAACATAGCGGGCGAGCTGCCAGTGGAGGTGTGTACGGGACAGTGTCAGACCGCCATCTCGCTCAACATGCAAATGGCGATCGCGTCGAGAGAACAGCTAACGCGGTATAAGATGCTATCAAG TGACATATCCAACGGGCGCGAGCCGCACCCCATCCCGTGCGTCAACGAGGTGGACGACACGCCCGCCCCCGCGGACTTCACGTACGTGGTGCGCCACGTGATGCCGCGACGGGTCGACGTCGATGACACCATCGACACCCTGCAG GGCTGCACGTGCACGGACGGCACGTGCTCAGCCGACACGTGCTCATGCCAGCTGCTCGGCGTGCGCCGCTGGTTCCACAAGGGCCGCCTTGTGCCCGACTTCCCTTACCACGAACCGCCTATGTTATTCCAGTGCAACCACACTTGCGGATGTAATAAG AAACTGTGCACGAATTCGGTAGTGACCCGCGCCACGGAGAACGGGTCCATGATGATCCGCGCCTGCGTGTTCCGCGCCGGCGGCTCCAAGGGCTGGGGGCTCCGCACAACGGCCAAG GTCCTCCGAGGGTCCCCGGTGGCCACGTACTGCGGGGAGCTGCTCACCATGGGCCACGCCGACACGCGCTCCCCCGACCACTACATGTTCGCGCTGGACGTGAAGCCGGACCTGCTGGAG